AAGCCAGCAGGGCTAAGGAAAGTCGTGCCGACCCGATTGTCGGGGAAATCATGCCGCGCTACAATCGCAACCAGTGGGAGATGCAGGGGAGTCAGCAACCGCAACAGTCCGGTCAGCAGGACCCGAGCCAACAGCAGTGGAGCCAGCAGGACCCAAGCCAACAGCAGTGGAGACAGCAAGGGTCCCAGAAGCGATACCAGCAGGAACGACAGCAACGCCAACAGTCCCAGCAAATCGGTCAACAGCAGCCACAACGCGGAGTCGGGCAGCAACAGCCGCAGTACCAGCAAGGGCAACAACCGCAGTCGCAACACCAGCAGCCACAGCAGAGTCAGCAGGCACAACAGCGTCAGCAGCCACAGCAGTATCAACAGGGCCAGTCTCAACAGCACCAGCAGGGCCAACACGAACAGCAGCCACAGTACCAGCAGGGCGAGCGGGAGCAGTCACAGCAACGCCAGCAACCGCAGTATCAGCAACCACAACACCAGCAGAGCCAACACCAATCCGAGTACCAGCGGAGCCAACAGCAATCCGAATACCAACAGCCACAACGAGGACAGACCTCCCAGCAAAGCCAGTCCCATCGGCAGTCTCAGCAGGGCCAATCGTCTCGACAAAGTCGCTACCAGCGGCAACAGTCCTCGAAGTTCGGCGAGCAGGGACAGCGACACCAACAGTCCGGTTCTCGCGGGCAAGTCACCGAACAAGGGCCGGACCGCCAAGACCAATCGCGTGGGGAGCAGTACGAGTCCGAGAGCCACCAACAGAGCGACGAACAGCAGTTGTACGGCGGGCCTCGTGAAGAACGAGAACACCGGCAGACGCCGTTCTGACGCCGCAAGAGTAACACGTTTTCGAGCGAGCAACACCGGGTCGGCCAGCATTCTCTTGGTCGTGTCTGGCGTCCCCGTTCTATGGCCGAACTCGGCTACACGCTCTCCAGTGAAGAACACGGCCCGAACGCGCTCGTTGACCACGCCGTCCGCGCCGAGGAGACGGGATTCGACTTCGTCTCCGCGTCCGACCACTTCCACCCGTGGGTGAGCCAACAGGGCGAATCGCCGTTCGTCTGGACGACGCTCGGCGGGGTTGCCCGCGCGACCAGCGACGTGGGAGTCGGCGTCGGTGTGACGTGCCCGACGATGCGAATCCATCCTGCAATCGTCGCGCAGGCCAGTGCCACCGCCGCGACGATGCTGGAAGCCGACGACCGAGAGTTCTTCTTCGGCGTCGGAACCGGCGAGGCACTCAACGAACACATCTTGGGCGACCACTGGCCAGAACACTCGGTTCGCCTCGAAATGCTCGAAGAAGCAGTCGAAGTCATCCGGAAACTCTGGGATGGCGGCCAGACGAGTCACTACGGGGACCACTACACCGTCGAGGACGCCACACTGTTTACGCTCCCGGACGAACTACCGCCGATTTGCGTCTCCGCGTACGGGGAGAACGCCGCACAGGCCGCCGCCGAGTTCGGCGACGGGTTCTGGTCGGTCGGCCCGCAGGACGTGGTGGGGACGTTTGAGGAAGCGGGCGGTGAGGGCCCGAAGATTAGCCAGATGACCGTCTGCTACGCCGACGAGAAGGAGGACGCGGTCGAAACTGCACACGAGTGGTGGCCGAACAGCGCGCTCACCGGCGAACTGAGTTCCCTCTTGCCGACGCCGACCCACTTCGAGCAAGCCTGCCAGATGGTCACGAAAGACGACATCCGGGAAGGGTCCATCGTCACCGACCCCGACCCGCAGACCCACGTCGAGAACATCGAGAAGTTCGTCGGGGAGGGCTACGACCACGTCTACGTCCACCAAGTCGGTCCGAACCAAGACGAGTTCTTCGAGTTCTACGAAGACGAGGTACTTCCGGCTTTCTGACCCACCGAGTCCGTCACTGTTTTCCCCGTGGGAACTCACTCCTATCACGAATCGAGGCCACGAGTCCGGCCTTCGGGAGTACCGATGTCAGAGAACTCTCTACTGGAATCGCCCGACGACCCCGACGAGGAAGAACCGCCACTGAGTGAGTTGCTCGACGCGCTCGCCGACCGGCGACGACGGCGCGTGCTACGACTCGTGTCGGACCACCAGACGCCACTCGCCCTGAGTGACCTCGCCGACGAAGTCGCCGCCGCCGAACACGACTGTCTGTTTACCGATATTTCAGAACACACCGTCAAACGGACGTACACGTCGTTGTACCACTCACACGTGCCGAAACTGGCAGTAGTGGGGCTACTCGAATACGACCAAGACGTAGATGCCGTCGCGCCCGGCCACAACGTCGAGATGGCGCGACCGTACCTCGACCTCGCCGCCGAAATCGAGGACTAAATCGGACAGCCCCGAATCTCGCCGCCACGCATTCCCTCTGCGACCCAGTAAATCGAGAGTAGTAGCACGACCAGTGCCAACAACGAGAACTCGACGCCGTCGAGCGGGAGGAGCGTCCCAGCGCCTGCGACACCCACGAGCGAGAGGACGCCCGCGAGGATGGCCGACCCGCAGGCCGCACAGCCAGCACCGAGCGCGCCCAGCGCGAGACCGACCGCGCTCCCGCCGCTCTCGCTCATTCCGAAGCCATGCTCCTTGAAGTGATACACTACGAGTGCAGCGTCGATCCCTGCGAGTACCGCGACGGCGAGGAGTATCGTCGCCGAGAACGGGCCGTAGTTCGTCCCGAGGAAGGGGAACAGACCGGTCAGAATCGTCACTCTGTCGCCGAGAGCGAGCGGGCCAGTGAGCGCGAACCGCGCCAACTCGAAGTTCTGCGAGACGACGAACGCCGACAGCGAGACGACCGTCGCGAGCACCGCGAGCGCGGCGTAGACGGGCGACTCCAACACGAGTCGGGTCGTGCGACCCATCAGTCGCCAGTCGTCCGCGTGGGTCGGAAGCCTGACTCGGAGTCTACCGACGCTCATAGTCCGAGGGCGCTCTTCACCACGCTGTAGCTGATGCTCCCGTTCGCACTCGTCCGGAACTCCCCGTCGCGGAAGAGGAAGATGGTCGGCGTCCCCGACACGCCTGCCTCTTCGCCCGCCGAGAGGTCCGCCTGCACCGCGTCGTCGTACGTCTTCGATTCCGCGTCGGAGACGACGGCGTCGGCGTCGAGGTCGGTTTCGCTGTCGAGGAACTGGCGAGTCTTGTCCAGGACGTTGTCCGAGTTGAACGACGACTGCTTGGCGAAGTAGTGGTCAGCGAGCGCCCACGTGGCGACAGAGCCTTGGCGGCTTCCGGGGGCGTCACTGTCGGCCGAGTTTCCACTATCTGCCATCTCTATCTCGTGGGCGAACGCCGCTTCGACGGCCTGAGTCGCGGGCTTGCCCCACGGGTAGACGACCGGGTACGTCCGAAGCACGAACGAGACCTCCCCGCTCAGATTCTCCCGAATCTTCGGCACGGTGTTTCGTTCGAAGGCTGCACAGCGCGGACACGAGGGGTCCTCGAACGCGACGAGGACGCCCGTCGCCTCGCTCGGCGGCGGGCCGAACCGCGGCTGGTCGGCGAGTCCGACGGCCGAGGCGTGACCGTCGAGCGACCCCGCAGTGTTCGTTCCGCCCTCCATGGCCGTCCCGCCTTCTGTCGTCGATTGGTCACCCGACCCGCCGCCGCCGATACAGCCAGCCAGTCCAGTCACGACGGCGGCACCACCGACAGCCAACACGCGACGACGGGTCGTCCGAGGAGCTTCGTCCCGAATCATACTGCCTCGGACGCCATCGACCGACAAATGCGTTGTTCCAATTTCGGGGCAAAACCGGCCAGATTCCGGCAAGAATGGGTTCTCCTCTCCGTTCGCTCGTCTCGAATCACGCTCGATTTGACGACCGACCGAGATAAATCCCTTCGCCGGTCCTGCACGCGAGATTCACAGTCGCTTCGAGCGGTGGCCGATACAGTCGCTCGGAACCGTCGCCGATGACTGAACGAAAGTCTCCCATCCGTGGCTGAAACCACCGTTTTACCCTACGCCGACTTTATGTTGGTTTAGTTTGACGTGTCGAGTATGTCACGTTCGACGCGCAAACGCTGGCTCCTTGTCGCACTCGCCGTGCTTGTGGTCCTCGCGGGCTGTTCAGGCTCTAGCGGTGGCGACGCGGCGCAGGCGACGGTTAGCGACGGTGGGGGCGTTCAGACGGCGTCCGGAGACGAAGCGAGAGCGAGCGGGTCTGGCCCACCGACTGGGAGCAAAGCCGCCTCGATGCAGATACAGCAACGCGAATTGATACGGACCGGGAACGTCACGCTGACGGTCGCAAACTTCGACCGGTCGCGACAGAACATCAGCGCGGCCGTCGAGGCTCGCGGCGGGTTCGTCAGCGACACCGACCAGCGGGCCCACCACCGGGGTAACGAGACGTTCACGACCGGGAGAGTCGTCTATCGCGTGCCCAAGGAGAACTTCTCTTCGTTAGTGGCACAGGTGAAGGCCGAGGGCGAAGTCGAACGGTCCGGGACGAACACGAGAGACGTGACCGACCAACTCGTTGACATCGAAGCGCGACTGACGAACCTACGCGCCCAGCGCGAGAAGTTGCGGGACCTCTACGAGAACGCCAGCGACACCGAGAACGTCCTCGCCGTGCAGGAGCGACTCTCGGAGGTCCAGACCGAAATCGAACGCCTCGAAGCCAAACGCAAGTCGCTACGCCAGCGAGTCGCGTACTCGACGGTGACCGTCGAACTGCGCGAGGAACCGCCGGAGAATCCGAAACCCGAACGGACGAAGTGGTACGAGACGGGCCTGCTGGCCGCGTTCTCTGAGTCCGTTCACGGCGTCGCCGTGGTTGCCCGTGGAATCACGGTCGCGGCGGCCTACAGCGCGCCGTACGTCCTTGCCTTCGGGCTTCCGCTCGGCGGCGTCGCCGTGGCGTGGCGACGGTTCGGCTAATTATCGGCGCTCGACCACAATTAGAGACGTTCTCCCACGTGGTCGGCCGCCTTCAACGCGAGTGCGGCGATTGTCAGGGTCGGATTGAGTGCGCCGCTTGTGACGAAGACGCTACTCGACGCGACGGAGAGGTTTCGCAGGTCGTGGGTTCGCAGTTGGGGGTTGACCACGCTCTCCTCCGGGTTCGTTCCCATTCGGGTCGTCCCCATATGATGGAATGCGGGACCCGTCTTTTCCGGGCCGACCGTCCACGACACGTCCACGCCCAATTCGTCCAGAATCGCGCGCTGAATCTCGTTGGCGCGCCGCAGACTCGCCTTCGTTCGGTCGTCCACGTGCCACTCGATTTTAGGGACAGGGTTCCCGTGGTCGTCGGTCGTGTCGGGGTCGAGCGCGACGCGATTCTCCTTGCGAGGTCGCTGGCCGACCAATCCACCCATCGCAATCGAGTTTCCGTAGCCCTCTCTGAGCGTCTCCAGCAAGTCGTCACCGAACTCCTCGCCGGAGAGCGCCATCTCGACGGGAGACGGTCCCGCGTAGTTCAGAAATTCGAGCTTGATGGAATCGGGTTCTGGACCGTCGCCCGACCACGCCGGGATTTCGCCTTCGGTGCCCGTCGCGCCCTCCGTGGGTTCGTCGTAGAACTGGTGGCACTCGCTGGTGATGAACCCGACGTGGTTCTGGCGGGTCTGCTGGTCGAGCGTGCCGCCCATGCCGCCGAACAGGTGGTCCATGAAGTACCGGCCGACCGCGCCCGAGGAGTTTGCGAGTCCGTCGGGATAGGCTTCAGATTTCGATAGGAGAAGCAATCGTGGAATCTCGACGCCGCCCGCCGCCAGCACGAACTCGCGAGCCTCCTGTCGATGCTCCTCGCCGTCGGGTGTCGCGTACACTGCCGCTTCGACGCGCTCGCCCGCGTCGTCGTGTTCGAGTCGCTGAACTGGCGCTTGGTCGATGACACGCGCACCCTCGTTCTCGGCCTTTTCGACGTGGACCTTGCCGGTGTACTTCGCGCCGGAGGGACAGACTGGTTTACAGGTCCCGTATCCCACGCAGGCGCTCCGGTCGTCGTAATTCTCGGAGTTGCGCGCGTTCGGCACCGAGTGCATGGTCACACCGAGTCGCTCGCAGGCCTCGGCGAACAGCGAGTCGCTGTGGGAGGGGTCGAACGCGGGCAGGGGATGTGGTTGCTCGCGCGGAGGAGCGAAGGGGTTGTCCGTCGCGCCAGCGACGCCTAGTGCTTGCTCGGCCTCGGCGTAGTAGGGACGAAGGTCCGAATACTCGATTGGCCACTGCTCGAAGTCCGACTCGTGCAGGCGCATCACCATCCCCTGCCAGTGGAGCGTTGTGCCACCGACGCCCTTCACGCGGGCGGCGTTGAGCGGGTAGAACCACTCTCCCGAAGAAGTGAACTGGTCGCGCTCGCCCCTCATCTCCCAGACTGACAGCGGTCCGTGCGCGGGGCGAATCGACTGCTCCATCCGGCGTTTTCGGTCTTCGAAGTCGAACCGCTCACCTGCTTCGAGGACGACCACCTTCTTCCCGCGCTGCGCGAGTCGATGGGCGACCAACGCGCCCGCCGGGCCTGCGCCGACGACGCAGACGTCGGCGCGCTCCGAAGGTTTTCGCTGATCCGTCATCCTCGTGGGCCTCGCTGGTGACTCATTTCTGTGGTCCCCGCTGGTAACTGCTCGTCCCGCCGGGGTGGCCCTGCGGGTTCTCGATGCCGACGAGTTTCCCGCCGGTGGGCGAGGTGTAGAGCGCGTACAATAGTTCGTTGACGACGTAGTAGCGAACGCGGTTGAGATCGTCGCCCGCTGGGTCGGGGTCGGCCGTATCGACGCCCATCTCGTCCAAGACCGACGCGCGGGTGTCGGCGCTCAGGTTTCGGAAATCCGAGTCGTGCCACGTCTGCGCGTACTCGTCCAGCGTGTCGAGCGCTGCGACGATGCCGTCGCGGTACGTCTCCCGGTCTTCCACGCGGCCGAGTGCGTAGGTTCTGACGAACTCCTCGACCCCCGAGACCTCGGATGGATAGACTACCTCGGCGACCGAGAGCATCGTTTCGAGACGGTCTTCCGGTTCTTCGTCGTCGGCGAACGGATTGCCCTCCAGCACCGCCACGCCGCCGACAGTCGCCCCTGCGGCAGCGAGCGCGGCCAGTGCATCCCGACGAGTCAGTTCCATTTCGGACGGGGTTAGGTGAACCTAAAACTTAGGGGTTGCCATGTCGTTGTCGTGGTCACTGCCGAACGTGTCACTCGTCACGCCGCCGAACCATCCGGAAAGGTAGAAAAAATAACTTCTTAGCCCCGGTATGTCAGGGTCTTTTACCAGAGATTTATCAGTTCGTTCGTGTCACGTACGTGTGGAGGAATTCGCCTCGGTGGCACCATGAACGAGAATCCGACGGATTCAGGGAGAGAAACCTACAACGGCGGACGTTCGCTCTCGACCGACCAGTTGCTCACGACGATAGCCGACCACGACCGGCGCACGATACTCGCAGAGTTGCGCCGGCACAGAAGTCGGACGCTCGACCAACTGGTCGATGCGGTCGCTGCCACTCGGGAGACCGACGGTGCATCGGACTCCCGTGAACGACGTGAAATCCAGACAGTGTTGTTGCACGTCCACCTCCCGAAACTCGCCGACAGTGGACTCGTATCCTACGACAGCAGCGACGGCGTCGCCCGAATCGAATCCGCCCCCGAGGCGTTCGACGAGTGGTTAGACATCGCGCTCCGAGCGAACGGTCACGGCTACGCGACGGCGACCGCGGACCCTGACCAAACGTCGTTGTGCGTACTGTACGTAGACGACGACACCGAGTTCGGGGAGCGGTTCGCCGAACGTCTCGAAGCAGAAGACGACCACGTGAACGTCCGCACAGAGTCGGACCCTGACGCCGTTCTCTCCCGACTCGCCGAGGGACGAATCGACTGTGTCGTGAGCGAGTATCGCTTCCCCGAAACGGATGGATTGGCCCTCCTGAAGCGGGTCAGGGAGACGTTCTCCCGGGTTCCGTTTGTCCTCTTCACCGACGAGGGGAGCGAACGCCTCGCCAGCGAGGCGTTCGCCGCGGGCGCGACGGGATATCTCGGAAGAGACACGACCGAGTACAGCACGCTGGTAGACAGGGTTCGGGACGCCGTGGCCGCCTCCCGCGACGGCCGGACGTATCGCGCCATCTTCGAGCAGGCGAGCGACGGCATTCTCGTCCTCGACCCCGAGACGGCCGAGATTCGAGAGACGAACCGACGCGTTCGGGAACTACTCGAATACGACCGCGGGCCGTTGCACGGCCGAACGCTCGACAGTCTCTGTACGGAGGAAGTTCCGTACTCCCCTGCGGACGTCATCGCCGAGTCCGACGCTGGCGGCGAAGACGAGACGCACGTCCCGGAACTGTTCGAGTGTCTGGTCGAAACCGGGACGGGTGACCCCCTGTGGGTCGAACTGAGCGTGGCACACGCGGAACTCGACGGGCAAGACCGCGTCCTCGCGTTTCTCAGGGACACCTCCGCGCGCAGAGCGCGCGAGCGAGGCCTCTACGAGCAACAGGAGCGGTTCCGTCTCTTGGTCGAGGAAGTAGAAGACTACGGCATTTTCATGCTCGACCCGGACGGGCACGTCGTCAGTTGGAACGAAGGAGCCGAGCGGATGAACGGCTTCACCGAAGACGAAATTCTCGGCGAACACTTCTCTCTCTTCTACACCGAGGAAGACACCGACCACCGACCGGACGAACTGCTTCGACAGGCCGAAGAGAACGGCCGCGTCGAAGACGAAGGGTGGCGCGTTCGAAAAGACGGAGAGAAATTCTGGGTGAACGCCGTCATCACCGCACTCACGGACGACGGTGGGGACCTGCGCGGATTCGTCAAGGTGACCCGAGACATCACCGAGCGCAAAGAGCGAGAACGCCGCTTCGACGCGATATTCAACCAGACGTACCAGTTCACCGGGTTGATGGAACCGGACGGAACGTTGATAGAAGCAAACCAGACCGCGCTGGAGTTCGGCGGTCTGGACCGCGACGACGTGGTCGGCAAGCCTATCTGGGAGACGCGCTGGTGGTCGATTTCCGAGGACGCTCGGGACAGAGTCAGAGAAGCCGTCGCGGAGGCCGCGTCGGGCGAGTTCGTCCGCTACGAGGAGGAGGTCCTCGGTGCCGACGAGGACGAAGTCGTGACGATAGACTTCTCGATAAAACCGGTCACCGACGACGACGGCGACGTGGTGTTGCTCATCCCCGAGGGCCGGGACATCACCGAGCGCAAACGCTCCGAGGAGAAGTTGCGAGAGAACGAGCGGATGTTCTCGACGTTGCTTTCCAACCTCCCCGGCATGGCGTACCGTTGTGAGAACGACCCCGAGTGGCCGATGGAGTTCGTCAGCGACGGTTGCCGAGAACTGACGGGGTACGACCCCGACGAACTGGAGTCCGGCGAGGTGTCGTGGGGGGAAGACGTGGTCCATCCGGACGACAAGCGGAGTGGGTGGAACACCGTGCAGGCGGCCGTCGAACACCGCGAACCGTTCACGCTCACGTACCGCATCCGGACCCGGGACGGCGAGGACCGCTGGATATGGGAACAGGGTCGCGGCGTCTTCGGCGACGACGAACTGGAGGCGCTCGAAGGGTTCATCACGGACGTGACGGAGCGCAAACGTCGCGAAGAGCAACTGGCGGCACTGAACGAGGTCTCCCAGCGGTTGAGCGACGCCGAGACCGAAGACGAAGTGAGCGACGTTACCGTCGAGGCGGCCTGCGAGACGCTGGAGTTGTCGATTGCAGTCGTGAAGCTGTACGACGACAGCAGTGGCCGCCTTCGACTTTCGACGGCGACTTCCGAGGCCGAAGTGCTACGCGACGACGACTCGCTCTTTCCGACCGACTGGGACGCGACGTGGGAAGCGTTCTTGGAGAACGAACCGGTCGTCTACCGCGACTTGCACGCCCAAACCGACGCCTCGGAAGTGGAAACGTCGCTCCGGAGCGTCGTCGTCCTGCCGCTCGGAAAGTACGGCGTGTTCGTCACCGGTTCGACCACCGCCGACGCGTTCAGCGACGCCGACATCGACCTGACCCAGACGTTGGCGGCGAACGTCCGTGCGGCCCTCGACAGGGTAGACCGGGAACGAACGCTCCGCGAGCGGTCGGAGGTCTTGGCGGAGAAGAACGAGACCTTGGAGCGGATGAATCGCACGAACGAAGTCGTCCGCGAACTCACGCAGACGCTCACCCGCGCCACCTCGCGCGAGGAGATAGAGCAAGCAGTCTGTGATATCTTGACGGACTCCGACACGTACCGGTTCGCGTGGGTCGGCGACATCGATTCGGTCACCGGGGAGATAGTTTCGAGCGCCTGGGCAGGCGTCGAAGATGGCTATCTCGACAACGTCGTCGTGACGAAAGACGAGGACGACCCCTCCGGACAGGGACCAACCGGTGAGGCAGTTCGGACCAGAGAGGTGCAGGTCGTCGAAGACATCCACACCGACCCGCCGTACGACCCGTGGCGGAAGGAGGCTATCGCTCGGGGCTACCGGTCGAGCATCGCGGTGCCACTCGTCTACCGGGACACGCTGTACGGTGTGTTGAACCTCTACGCCGGAGAGCCAGACGCTCTCACCGGCACGGAGCGGGAAGTACTGACCGAACTCGGCGAGACTGTCGGCTACGCGTTCAACGCAATCGAGAACAAGAAGGCACTCGCCAGCGACCGAGTCGCGGAACTGGAGTTTTGCATCCGCGACCCCCGACTGGCGCTCGTCCAGTACGTGGACGAGACCGGGAGAACGGTCAGCGTCGAGAACGTGCTTCGCGGCGAGGACGAGATTCGCGTCTTCTTCACGGTCAGCGGTGCCCCGCCGGAAGTGACGGGAGACTACGCCAAGCAGTCGCCGACACTCAGCGAAATCAAGCACATTTCCGGCGACGAAGAGGAGAGTCTGTTCGAGTGTACTGTCACCGACGAGAGTCTCGTCGCCACGCTACTTGACCACGGGGCTATCCCGCGACAACTGACCGCCGAGTCGGGTGAAGTGACAGTCGTCGTCGATTTCCCGGAGACGGGCGACGTGCGGTCGTTCGTGGAGATGGTCGAGTCGAAGTACGACGACGCGGAACTGGTCGCCAGACGAGAACGCGACCAGTCGGTGCAGACCGACCAGCAGTTCCGCGAGACGCTCGAAGACAGACTCACGAACCGACAGTTGGAGATACTTCGGGCAGCGTACTACGGTGGGTTCTTCGAGTGGCCCCGCGAGAGTACCGGCCAAGAGATAGCCGAGTCCCTAGACGTCTCCCAACCGACGTTCAACCGCCATCTCCGACTGGTCGAGCGAGAGCTGTTTTCCTTGCTTCTGGACGACTGAGCGGACGAATCTAAATGTATAACCTCCTGCTCGAAGTGACACTACGTATGTAGTGGCTACCCCTTTGTTCGTGTAGCCCCAAGGTACCGGTAATGGACGAGAACAGACGAGTAAAGAAATCAATCGAGCGGAACGTCGAAGACGGTCGGTTGAACGAGACCGTCGTTACCGTGGTTCGGGCAGTCGCCGACGCGAAGGGCATCGACGAGCGGGAACTGACTACCGGGCTGTACGACGTGGTGAACCCAGAGGCACTGGAGCGACTGTTCGAAGACAAGGGCAACGGGATGCCGCGACGGGGCGGCCGCGTCGTCTTCATGATGGAAGGGTGTGAGGTCGTGGTTCACAGCTACGGTAAAGTCGTCGTGACGCCCCGGGCCACAGAGAGTGCCACGGAAACGACAGCACAGTCCACCGAATCGGAGTAGCTAGCAATGAAGTACAAACCACCGACAAAGTTCGCCGAGGAACCGCGAGACACCTACACCGAGTACACCGTCGGGTCCCGCGTGGTGGCGATGATAGAAGACACCGAAAACGAACACGCGTGGATTCAATCGACGGAGACGTGTCAGGTGCGGCGATAACGCTGACGTGGTGAATCCGGCATCCTCCGGTGCTGACGGCTCTCTGCAGTTCTCCCCTTCCCACGGCCGGCGACTATTTGCATCGCAAAATGGTGAGGCGGCCCGTTCGGTTCCTGCGTTCACTCAGTAGAGCCAACCGTGGTCTCGAACGTAGCTCTGGACTGGCCGCTGAGTCGGAGACGTGACGCCGGTGTCGGCCGCAGGTGGCGACGTTTCTAACGCGGGTGGCGACGTTTCCAGAGCGTCCGCCGAGGCGTCTCGGTCGTTCACATCTATTGGTGGACTCGTCGCGGGAGCGAGGTCCGGAGGACTAGTGTGGTATCCGTTCGTCGCTTCCGGTGCGTCGTAGGTCGCCGCGCTACCACCGACGAGCAGTGCGAGGACGATCATTACCGCGATTCCAACTGTTTCGATTTGCATGGTAAGTCGTTCGGCAGGTGAGCCGAATATTGTTATGTGTTGTCTAATAGCATATAAAATTTTCTCGTGATGAATGGTCATCGCTCTCTTCGGTGAAACTCTCCGGGACCTGCCGCCAACCTTTACGTCCCGAACCGTCGTATTTCGGGTTGCATCATGAAACTCACCTGGTACGGTCACTCCACGTGGCACGTCGAAGTAGAGGGAACGGAACTGCTCATCGACCCGTTCTTCGACAACCCCAAAACTGACACCGACCCGGAGGAACTCGACCCAGACTACCTCCTGCTCACACACGGCCACGCCGACCACATCGGCGACGTGGACCGCTACGAGGGGACGAAACTCGTCGCCTCCCCGGAAGTCGTCTCGTACTGCCGGGACGAGTTCGGCGACTACGAAGCCGTTGGCGGGATGGGGATGAACATCGGCGGCACCGTCGAAGTCGGCGACGCCTACGTGACGATGGTTCGGGCGGACCACACGAACGGTCTGGACACGTCCTACGGCGCGACTGGCGGGATGCCTGCTGGCTTCGTCGTCAGCGACACCAAGCCGACGCAGGTCTCCGACGAAGAGAGCCAGTCGTTCTACCACATGGGCGACACCGCGCTCCACACGGAGATGCGCGAAGTCGTCGGCCCGTACCTCGAACCGGACGCTGTGGCGGCACCTATCGGCGACCACTTCACCATGGGACCGTGGCAGGCCGCCGTCGCGGTCGATTGGGTTGACGCCGACTACGCGTTCCCACAGCACTACGACACCTTCCCACCAATCGAGCAGGACCCCGAGGACTTCCGGAAAGAGGTCAAGGCCGCTGGCAGCGACGCCGAAGTGAAAATTCTTTCCGGCGACGAGACGTTCGACCTCGCGGACGCGATAGGCTACTGACGACCGCTGGTCTTGCTACCAATCCTCACGATTTTTCGCCGTTCTCTGCCTGATGAGCAATACTTAGGGGCGTGGCGCAACTGTATCGAGACGTATGCCAGAAGTCACTACTACGTCCGACGAGGGATTCAGTGCCGAGAACCAGATTCGGGACTTCAACATCGACATCGACGCGACGGGCGAGGACGCCCCGGACACGCTCGAAGTCCTGCTGGCGACCTACGGGTCGTGTTACGTTCCGGCCCTCCGCGTCGGCGCGGAACAGCGTGACGTCGGCGACCTCGGCAAGAT
The sequence above is a segment of the Halorussus halophilus genome. Coding sequences within it:
- a CDS encoding PAS domain S-box protein — translated: MNENPTDSGRETYNGGRSLSTDQLLTTIADHDRRTILAELRRHRSRTLDQLVDAVAATRETDGASDSRERREIQTVLLHVHLPKLADSGLVSYDSSDGVARIESAPEAFDEWLDIALRANGHGYATATADPDQTSLCVLYVDDDTEFGERFAERLEAEDDHVNVRTESDPDAVLSRLAEGRIDCVVSEYRFPETDGLALLKRVRETFSRVPFVLFTDEGSERLASEAFAAGATGYLGRDTTEYSTLVDRVRDAVAASRDGRTYRAIFEQASDGILVLDPETAEIRETNRRVRELLEYDRGPLHGRTLDSLCTEEVPYSPADVIAESDAGGEDETHVPELFECLVETGTGDPLWVELSVAHAELDGQDRVLAFLRDTSARRARERGLYEQQERFRLLVEEVEDYGIFMLDPDGHVVSWNEGAERMNGFTEDEILGEHFSLFYTEEDTDHRPDELLRQAEENGRVEDEGWRVRKDGEKFWVNAVITALTDDGGDLRGFVKVTRDITERKERERRFDAIFNQTYQFTGLMEPDGTLIEANQTALEFGGLDRDDVVGKPIWETRWWSISEDARDRVREAVAEAASGEFVRYEEEVLGADEDEVVTIDFSIKPVTDDDGDVVLLIPEGRDITERKRSEEKLRENERMFSTLLSNLPGMAYRCENDPEWPMEFVSDGCRELTGYDPDELESGEVSWGEDVVHPDDKRSGWNTVQAAVEHREPFTLTYRIRTRDGEDRWIWEQGRGVFGDDELEALEGFITDVTERKRREEQLAALNEVSQRLSDAETEDEVSDVTVEAACETLELSIAVVKLYDDSSGRLRLSTATSEAEVLRDDDSLFPTDWDATWEAFLENEPVVYRDLHAQTDASEVETSLRSVVVLPLGKYGVFVTGSTTADAFSDADIDLTQTLAANVRAALDRVDRERTLRERSEVLAEKNETLERMNRTNEVVRELTQTLTRATSREEIEQAVCDILTDSDTYRFAWVGDIDSVTGEIVSSAWAGVEDGYLDNVVVTKDEDDPSGQGPTGEAVRTREVQVVEDIHTDPPYDPWRKEAIARGYRSSIAVPLVYRDTLYGVLNLYAGEPDALTGTEREVLTELGETVGYAFNAIENKKALASDRVAELEFCIRDPRLALVQYVDETGRTVSVENVLRGEDEIRVFFTVSGAPPEVTGDYAKQSPTLSEIKHISGDEEESLFECTVTDESLVATLLDHGAIPRQLTAESGEVTVVVDFPETGDVRSFVEMVESKYDDAELVARRERDQSVQTDQQFRETLEDRLTNRQLEILRAAYYGGFFEWPRESTGQEIAESLDVSQPTFNRHLRLVERELFSLLLDD
- a CDS encoding HalOD1 output domain-containing protein; this encodes MDENRRVKKSIERNVEDGRLNETVVTVVRAVADAKGIDERELTTGLYDVVNPEALERLFEDKGNGMPRRGGRVVFMMEGCEVVVHSYGKVVVTPRATESATETTAQSTESE
- a CDS encoding metal-dependent hydrolase; amino-acid sequence: MKLTWYGHSTWHVEVEGTELLIDPFFDNPKTDTDPEELDPDYLLLTHGHADHIGDVDRYEGTKLVASPEVVSYCRDEFGDYEAVGGMGMNIGGTVEVGDAYVTMVRADHTNGLDTSYGATGGMPAGFVVSDTKPTQVSDEESQSFYHMGDTALHTEMREVVGPYLEPDAVAAPIGDHFTMGPWQAAVAVDWVDADYAFPQHYDTFPPIEQDPEDFRKEVKAAGSDAEVKILSGDETFDLADAIGY
- a CDS encoding OsmC family protein produces the protein MPEVTTTSDEGFSAENQIRDFNIDIDATGEDAPDTLEVLLATYGSCYVPALRVGAEQRDVGDLGKIEIDVDGSLNDDDKLKSVSFTVKTATEMTDEQAEKVVTRANQLCKVHDALKAELEADVSVESGSL